Proteins encoded together in one Nostoc sp. PCC 7524 window:
- a CDS encoding CHASE2 domain-containing serine/threonine-protein kinase encodes MAEEPPSTSKKKYVSTANIASSKQTNATLTASVRQSQRMVGLGKLLAIASAIAAALLTSSGVAVTQWLENQALSTFFYLRGPLVPPEDIVILAIDDQSISVPEQYYKTDPQKYAYLEPLRAFPFKRAAYAQVIAKLMQAGARAVALDVVFDTPGSYGAEDDRQLQAALQKYGSKVILAAQYETFESHQGAFTQLRLPYEKFREHPVAIGTVNFPLEVDGKVHRLASEFSKLLAAAGVFTDKAPSFDQAVLGAAQVKYPQPQGDRIYFWGPAGTFEPIPLWYVLDPENWNTYLQQGKVFRDKIVIVGATAQLGNDYHRVPVGRNWLYPEQMSGVEIHANAIATVMTGKAIAPAINSPFLRGLFVLGLVGGTSLIISKSKSGLKRFLWSITVASVWGGISYISFIYGKLVLPTSVPILAIAFTGASYLGTEVAREKIRTRQLVDIFQKYKTSPVVQEIISQQQDLQELLQQRDVAVAGKILGGRYKIAKVLGSGGFSETYIAEDMQRPGNPRCVVKQLKPANTQAKGLELARRLFASEAQTLEKLGTHPQIPQLLAYFEQEAEFYLVQEYIIGHPLSRELPSGKGISETTVIKIVKQLLQILVFVHENSVIHRDIKPSNIIRRHSDHKLVLIDFGAVKEISAPQLENQEQIPFTIGIGTKGYAPSEQCFGRPQYSSDIYAVGMIGIKALTGMAPHEIPRDSQAELKWIEKAFVSEAFAQILSKMVRDDYKQRYQSALAALAAIDNLDNSTEGNSLPQTDPSMKTSESLDDSDLPTAPWPKNF; translated from the coding sequence ATGGCAGAAGAACCTCCATCAACCTCAAAGAAAAAATATGTCTCTACTGCCAATATAGCGTCAAGTAAACAAACAAACGCAACACTGACGGCATCAGTCCGCCAGTCACAGCGCATGGTAGGCTTAGGTAAGTTACTGGCGATCGCCTCAGCAATTGCAGCAGCACTACTAACAAGCTCTGGGGTGGCTGTAACTCAATGGCTAGAAAATCAAGCACTGTCTACATTTTTCTATCTGCGGGGGCCACTTGTGCCTCCAGAAGATATCGTAATTTTAGCAATTGATGATCAGTCCATATCAGTACCCGAACAATACTATAAAACAGATCCGCAAAAGTATGCCTACCTGGAACCACTGAGAGCATTTCCCTTTAAACGGGCTGCCTATGCTCAGGTAATTGCTAAACTGATGCAGGCTGGGGCGCGGGCTGTGGCTTTGGATGTGGTGTTTGATACCCCTGGTAGTTACGGCGCAGAGGACGATCGCCAGTTGCAAGCCGCTTTACAAAAATACGGTAGCAAAGTCATCCTAGCAGCACAATATGAAACTTTTGAGTCTCACCAAGGTGCATTTACGCAATTGCGATTGCCCTATGAAAAATTTCGAGAACATCCAGTGGCGATTGGGACTGTTAATTTTCCTTTAGAAGTAGATGGTAAAGTCCATCGATTAGCCAGTGAATTTTCTAAGCTGTTAGCCGCAGCTGGTGTCTTCACAGATAAAGCACCTTCCTTTGATCAAGCTGTGTTGGGTGCAGCACAAGTCAAATATCCCCAACCCCAAGGCGATCGCATCTATTTTTGGGGACCGGCTGGGACATTTGAGCCGATACCTTTATGGTATGTACTTGACCCCGAAAACTGGAATACTTATTTGCAGCAGGGTAAGGTATTTCGCGACAAAATTGTCATAGTTGGGGCTACAGCCCAGTTAGGCAATGATTATCATCGAGTGCCAGTAGGTAGAAACTGGTTGTATCCTGAACAAATGTCAGGTGTAGAAATTCATGCTAACGCCATCGCTACGGTGATGACAGGAAAAGCGATCGCACCAGCAATTAACAGTCCATTTCTGCGGGGCTTATTTGTATTGGGATTAGTGGGCGGCACATCATTAATAATTAGCAAAAGTAAAAGCGGACTGAAAAGGTTTCTCTGGAGTATTACAGTTGCTAGTGTTTGGGGCGGAATTAGTTATATCAGCTTTATTTATGGAAAATTAGTGTTGCCGACAAGTGTACCAATCCTCGCGATCGCATTTACTGGCGCATCCTACCTAGGCACGGAAGTAGCGAGAGAAAAAATCAGAACTCGCCAATTAGTAGATATTTTTCAGAAATATAAAACTTCCCCCGTTGTCCAAGAGATTATCAGCCAACAACAAGACCTACAAGAATTACTGCAACAACGAGATGTAGCAGTAGCCGGGAAAATCCTGGGTGGACGCTACAAAATTGCTAAGGTTCTCGGTTCTGGTGGATTTAGCGAAACATACATCGCTGAAGATATGCAGCGCCCTGGTAATCCCCGATGTGTCGTCAAGCAACTCAAACCAGCCAATACTCAAGCCAAGGGATTAGAATTGGCTCGACGTTTATTTGCATCCGAGGCGCAAACCCTAGAAAAATTGGGAACACACCCGCAAATTCCCCAGTTATTAGCTTATTTTGAACAAGAAGCAGAATTTTATTTAGTACAAGAATATATTATTGGTCATCCTCTCAGCCGGGAATTACCATCAGGTAAAGGCATATCAGAGACAACAGTAATTAAAATTGTCAAGCAATTACTACAAATATTAGTATTTGTTCATGAAAATAGTGTGATTCATCGGGATATTAAACCCAGCAACATCATCCGACGACACTCAGATCATAAATTGGTATTGATTGACTTTGGTGCAGTCAAAGAAATTTCTGCACCGCAATTAGAAAATCAAGAACAAATTCCTTTTACTATTGGCATTGGTACTAAAGGTTATGCACCTAGCGAACAATGTTTTGGCCGTCCTCAATACAGCAGTGACATCTATGCAGTAGGGATGATTGGGATTAAAGCTTTAACTGGTATGGCACCCCATGAGATTCCTAGAGACTCTCAGGCAGAGTTGAAATGGATAGAAAAAGCCTTTGTGAGTGAAGCTTTCGCCCAGATTCTCAGTAAAATGGTGCGGGATGATTACAAACAGCGATATCAGTCTGCGTTAGCAGCTTTGGCAGCAATTGATAATCTAGACAATTCCACCGAGGGAAACTCACTACCACAAACTGATCCATCAATGAAAACATCAGAATCTTTAGATGATTCTGACTTACCCACCGCACCCTGGCCAAAAAACTTTTAA
- a CDS encoding rhomboid family intramembrane serine protease — MVPIRDNNPTTITPYVTFGLIAVNVLAFLYEASLPPQALNGFLHLAAVVPHELSLSFAGVSVNQPVPEWATLISSQFLHGGLLHLAGNMLFLWIFGNNVEEKLGHAKYLLFYLSCGVLASLAQWFFAQDSNIPSLGASGAIAGVMGAYILRFPQAEILGVLPLGLFFPTFRVPAYFFLGFWFLQQSFYGLASLEARTNIGMESGGIAYWAHAGGFIFGAILAPLLGLFSDKPKEESWFG, encoded by the coding sequence GTGGTTCCTATTCGAGATAATAATCCCACAACCATTACACCTTATGTAACTTTTGGACTGATTGCGGTAAATGTGTTGGCGTTTCTTTATGAAGCTAGTCTGCCGCCGCAAGCGTTAAACGGATTTTTACACCTAGCGGCTGTAGTCCCCCATGAACTCAGCTTAAGTTTTGCGGGTGTTTCTGTAAATCAACCTGTACCAGAGTGGGCAACATTAATCAGTTCACAATTCTTGCATGGGGGTTTGTTGCACCTAGCTGGCAATATGTTGTTCCTGTGGATTTTTGGGAACAATGTCGAAGAAAAATTAGGTCATGCCAAGTATTTACTGTTTTATCTATCCTGTGGCGTTTTAGCATCCTTGGCTCAATGGTTCTTCGCTCAAGATTCTAACATTCCTTCCTTGGGTGCTAGTGGTGCGATCGCCGGGGTAATGGGTGCATATATTCTTCGCTTCCCCCAAGCTGAAATTCTCGGTGTTCTACCTTTAGGACTTTTCTTCCCAACTTTCCGCGTTCCCGCATATTTCTTTTTAGGTTTTTGGTTTCTCCAGCAATCTTTCTACGGACTTGCCAGCTTAGAAGCACGTACTAATATTGGCATGGAAAGTGGGGGTATTGCTTATTGGGCCCATGCGGGTGGTTTCATATTCGGCGCAATTCTTGCACCCCTGTTAGGTTTATTTAGCGATAAACCCAAGGAAGAATCTTGGTTTGGTTAA
- a CDS encoding urease accessory protein UreD, translated as MTSNLQVVEGWHGKLNLVYADRLGATELIYNHQQAPLKIQRPFYPEGERVCHSVILHTAGGVVGGDRLSTKIHLQPHTQAVITTAAAGKIYRSNGLQARQTIDIQIDAGACLEWLPQETILFNGAIYRQDLRVELATGANFIGWEITRFGRSARGEKFYQGEWRSHTEIWQEGVPLWIDRQYLPGSEEVFHSPHGLSGQPIAGNFIYLGSPVSKETIEKARSIFTPHALIGVTRLENGFLCRYRGASTSEVRHWFTSVWQMLRVDYFKRRGCIPRVWQV; from the coding sequence ATGACTTCCAATCTACAGGTAGTAGAAGGCTGGCATGGCAAACTAAATTTAGTCTATGCTGATCGCCTGGGTGCAACCGAATTAATTTACAATCACCAGCAAGCACCGCTAAAAATCCAACGTCCGTTTTACCCAGAAGGGGAAAGAGTCTGTCATAGCGTTATTTTACATACCGCAGGGGGAGTTGTGGGAGGCGATCGCTTATCTACTAAGATCCACCTCCAACCCCATACCCAAGCTGTAATTACTACCGCCGCAGCCGGGAAGATATATCGGAGTAATGGCTTACAAGCAAGACAAACTATAGACATACAAATCGATGCGGGTGCTTGTTTAGAATGGCTACCGCAAGAAACAATTTTATTTAACGGTGCGATTTATCGCCAAGATTTACGGGTAGAATTAGCAACCGGTGCGAATTTCATAGGCTGGGAAATCACTCGATTTGGACGTAGTGCTAGAGGAGAAAAATTTTACCAAGGAGAATGGCGATCGCACACCGAAATTTGGCAAGAAGGCGTTCCCCTATGGATTGATCGCCAATACTTACCCGGTAGCGAAGAAGTTTTCCATAGTCCCCACGGCTTATCAGGACAACCCATAGCTGGTAACTTTATTTACTTAGGTAGTCCAGTTTCCAAAGAAACCATTGAAAAAGCACGTTCCATATTTACTCCCCACGCCCTCATCGGTGTTACCCGTCTAGAAAATGGATTTTTGTGTCGATATCGTGGTGCTTCCACCTCTGAGGTGAGACACTGGTTTACGTCCGTGTGGCAAATGCTACGAGTTGATTATTTCAAGCGTCGTGGCTGCATACCCAGAGTGTGGCAAGTTTAA
- the ureA gene encoding urease subunit gamma: MQLTPQEKDKLLIFTAALLAERRKNRGLKLNYPEAVAYISAAILEGARDGNTVAELMSYGTTLLTKDDVMEGVPEMVHEVQVEATFPDGTKLVTVHNPIR; encoded by the coding sequence ATGCAACTTACGCCACAAGAAAAAGATAAATTATTGATATTTACAGCCGCCCTATTAGCAGAAAGGCGTAAAAATAGAGGCTTGAAACTAAATTATCCCGAAGCAGTAGCTTATATTTCTGCTGCTATTTTAGAAGGTGCGCGAGATGGAAATACAGTAGCAGAATTAATGAGTTATGGCACAACTTTATTAACAAAAGATGATGTGATGGAAGGTGTACCGGAAATGGTGCATGAAGTTCAGGTAGAAGCAACATTTCCTGATGGTACAAAATTAGTCACAGTACATAATCCAATTCGTTAA